A part of Planctomycetota bacterium genomic DNA contains:
- a CDS encoding polyprenyl synthetase family protein — translation MNTRTAIRRRDPSALADAKASGGASSLALRVQAAVGPELAAVEDMFDNELASDIASVRTLVKHVERFRGKMLRPMLTLLTGKACGNLNEDHIVLSAVVEMVHMATLVHDDVLDEAELRRKGATLNHLRGNEAAVLLGDFLISHSYHLCSSLADQSAAREVGACTNRVCEGELLQIHHRSDLDLDEDTYLEIISRKTAALTATCCKLGARHAGASDEVIDALTEYGLLLGIAFQIQDDILDLVGDVREVGKTLGIDVEKQKLTLPMIHFLRTAPAEHRELMRSLLRGAEPDKAERIRNLIAPSDALPYARRRAEHYVKQAMSKLDVLDDGEAKSVLMDIAAFVTKRSV, via the coding sequence GTCGGGCCCGAACTCGCGGCGGTCGAGGACATGTTTGACAACGAACTGGCCAGCGACATCGCCAGCGTTCGGACGCTCGTCAAGCACGTCGAACGCTTCCGCGGGAAGATGCTTCGCCCGATGCTCACCCTGCTCACCGGCAAAGCGTGCGGGAACCTCAACGAGGACCACATTGTCCTTTCGGCCGTCGTCGAGATGGTTCACATGGCGACGCTCGTCCACGACGACGTACTCGACGAAGCCGAGTTGCGCCGCAAGGGCGCGACACTCAACCACCTGCGTGGTAATGAGGCGGCCGTGTTGCTGGGCGATTTCCTGATCTCGCACAGCTACCACCTTTGCAGCAGCCTCGCCGACCAATCGGCCGCCCGTGAGGTCGGTGCCTGCACCAACCGCGTCTGCGAGGGCGAGCTCCTGCAGATTCACCACCGCAGCGACCTCGACCTCGACGAAGACACGTACCTCGAAATCATCAGCCGAAAGACGGCCGCGCTGACCGCGACCTGTTGCAAGCTCGGCGCACGTCACGCCGGTGCGTCGGACGAGGTGATCGACGCACTCACGGAGTACGGCCTTCTCCTCGGCATCGCGTTCCAGATTCAGGACGACATCCTCGACCTCGTCGGTGATGTCCGCGAGGTCGGCAAGACGCTTGGCATCGACGTCGAGAAGCAGAAGCTGACGCTGCCGATGATCCATTTCCTGCGGACCGCGCCGGCCGAGCACCGCGAGTTGATGCGGTCACTGCTGCGTGGTGCCGAGCCGGACAAGGCCGAGCGGATTCGCAACCTCATCGCCCCGAGCGACGCACTGCCCTACGCCCGTCGCCGGGCCGAGCACTACGTCAAGCAGGCGATGAGCAAGCTCGACGTTCTCGATGACGGCGAAGCGAAGTCGGTGCTGATGGATATCGCGGCGTTCGTGACGAAGCGCTCGGTGTAA